attgtcAGGTTCATATCACATCTAACCTCTGCATGCGAgccaattttcaagttgttgcgcaaagacaaaaatgttgaatggaatgagaattgtcaaaaagcttttgAAAAGATTAAACAGTACTTGTCAAAACCTCCAATCTTAGTGCCTCTTGTCCTTGAGAAACCACTTACAATGTACTTAACAGTACATGACGAGTCAATGGGTTGTGAACTGGGGCaacatgatgaatctggtaagaaagaacatgctatttattatttgagaaaaaagttCACCAGCTGTGAAACAAGGTATTTGAAGTAAAaatatcgatttacaagaaatggggtttgaattgtaaatgtgccttttaaaaattcctgttaaaacttaagaaaataactcaagaatgatcttggttatgaaaacagaaaacggagaacgttcttagattagcagaaaatcagtttctattttatcttaattgatcaatgcagtataataaagaaagagataggaaagagaataccacacaaagatttatcctggttcacccaacgtgggttacgtccagtcctcacactgtgagattttcNNNNNNNNNNNNNNNNNNNNNNNNNNNNNNNNNNNNNNNNNNNNNNNNNNNNNNNNNNNNNNNNNNNNNNNNNNNNNNNNNNNNNNNNNNNNNNNNNNNNNNNNNNNNNNNNNNNNNNNNNNNNNNNNNNNNNNNNNNNNNNNNNNNNNNNNNNNNNNNNNNNNNNNNNNNNNNNNNNNNNNNNNNNNNNNNNNNNNNNNNNNNNNNNNNNNNNNNNNNNNNNNNNNNNNNNNNNNNNNNNNNNNNNNNNNNNNNNNNNNNNNNNNNNNNNNNNNNNNNNNNNNNNNNNNNNNNNNNNNNNNNNNNNNNNNNNNNNNNNNNNNNNNNNNNNNNNNNNNNNNNNNNNNNNNNNNNNNNNNNNNNNNNNNNNNNNNNNNNNNNNNNNNNNNNNNNNNNNNNNNNNNNNNNNNNNNNNNNNNNNNNNNNNNNNNNNNNNNNNNNNNNNNNNNNNNNNNNNNNNNNNNNNNNNNNNNNNNNNNNNNNNNNNNNNNNNNNNNNNNNNNNNNNNNNNNNNNNNNNNNNNNNNNNNNNNNNNNNNNNNNNNNNNNNNNNNNNNNNNNNNNNNNNNNNNNNNNNNNNNNNNNNNNNNNNNNNNNNNNNNNNNNNNNNNNNNNNNNNNNNNNNNNNNNNNNNNNNNNNNNNNNNNNNNNNNNNNNNNNNNNNNNNNNNNNNNNNNNNNNNNNNNNNNNNNNNNNNNNNNNNNNNNNNNTTtcctttgcaattgtcttgtcatatgtcaagattgatcgaactttcttgacatttgatttttggagtttgcaaactgtcatgacttttgtctgtctttgagtccttttatttttgagatcaaatagcctttttgagcttggatgaatcctacttgttccttaccatgtactgattagatatgaacaaATTTCCAGGGCaaactctttgttaaagaggtagaaaaagtttgaacaacatgctgtgatgaacttttttgaagctggagatctttctctgttttaatgttcttgttgttgttttctttgctttgcttgattctgttcttaattaaattcactcaaaagcacaagttaaattaacataacatttagaatcataattaacattcttaattaactttttgtttgttttcatcaaaacattaaattgagattttttctcAACAGTATTCACTGCTTGAAtgaacatgttgcgcattagcATGGGTTGCTCGTCGGTTGAGACAATACATGTTATGCCATACAACTTGGTCgatgtctaaaatggaccccaattaagtatatctttgagaaacctgctaTTACTAGAAGGATTGTTCATTGGCGGATATTGTTATTAGAATACGACTTGGTGTATGTTACACATAAGGCTATCAAAGGAAACACAATAGCAGAGTATTTGGCCCAACAACttgtagaagattatcaatcaatgtaGTGTGAATTCTTCGATGAAGGCATAATAACGTTATttgaagagattgaatcatctgataaataaaaatgaatgttTGTGTTTTGTAAGTacagaagtacgcctaagagggggggNNNNNNNNNNTTTTCTTGTTTTcagtgatatggtagttgaattttctgagttaatataatgtctactaatagtaaggtgcagtaaataaatgaacacaatagatttatcctggttcccgtTATAACCAatggtacgtccagtcctcttgcacaccacaagagattgatccactaattgtcagacaatgtacaactcccaccctgggattcttgctacaaacttctaacaacacttctaagatagcacaccactatcttagattaagctacttttaagaaagtattactttcttttacaagtgatacaatatgatttgaataagaataaggagaggtatattgataaacaatccaataacaattcaagtacttgagaacctttctgaatgatatgaaaatgaaatgcaagtactttgtaaaaaatcagaattttgttcaaagttgttcaaggtattgattcaaggattgtgtgttgtttgatctgaagttatggggtatttatactccataaacatctctttagattcgtggccattgatccaagaggtttgatgaaaaaatacaatgatctggagccattccagatctgaaaaattgtattgcttctagttgtattcaaatacaagatgtgtgtattcgaatacacctctttgtaacgttcaaaaatattcaaaaattacaccttgtattcgaatacacatgtgtgtagtcgaatacagattagtgaaaatttgccattgacttactttgtattcgactacaaaaggttgtagtcgaatacagatataagaattttggccactgacttgatgtgtattcgactacacatagtcgtagtcgaatacaactttgagacttttgcttctgacttgctttgtattcgaatacatgatgctgtattcgaatacacttatgtattttggcaaaaatattagttttaagactttgttaatgctattttgacttttgaaaatactttttatgcatatgtaaatatgacttgttctcatgtaattgaagtatttgtttgcatcatatacctttacattttaacatttaatatttggatttgaagctttattaatgaagatatttgaacttctttttgaggttgttgctttgaccataacggttgatctttgtcttcatcaaaaacttgtagtttacatGTTTGATGATGCTTCTGATGCATTAGGGCATGAAATTTGAGCCATTTTGATTTTCCCAtagaaccagttcactccatttacagctaggttgtgttttgactgcacaaacaatattgcagaatatgaggcatgtgttatgggcattaaGGCAGCTATGGAATCAAAGGTAaaagttcttgaggtatatggagattcattgttggtcatccatcagacGAAATGAGAGTGTGAAACGCGAGATTCCAAGTTGATTCCATATCATACACAAATCAAAGAATTGACAACACACTCCGATAAGATTAATTTTCACCATCTCCTCCGAGAAGGAAACCAATTACCTGACGCTCTTGCCATAttgtcgtcaatgttcaaaataagtaTTGGTCAGGATGTGtcggtcataaaaattcaacaaatggATAAGCatgcatattgcttatcaatagaagaagagtcTGACGGTAAACCATGGTTTTATGGTATCAAATCATATATTAAGAATAAGGTATAACCATTGGATATTTAAGAGAACGACAAAAGGGTTTTAAGGAGGTTGTCAACGAACTTattcttaaatggtgatgtgctttataatAGAAATCATGATATtgttctcctcagatgtgtggatcaAGCGGAAGCGaagaaaattattcaagaggttcacaaaggttcttttggaactcgTGAAAATGGGCACGCAATGACAAGAAAAAATTTAAGGGTTGGCtactattggttgaccatggagTCCAATTGCTTTAgttacgtaaagaaatgtcataaatgtcaaatctatgctaATAAAGTATATGTATCGCCCACCTCTTTGAAtattttaacatcaccatgacaattttcaatgtgggggatggatgttattggactcatcgagcctaaggcttcaaatggGCACCGatttatcctagtagctattgaCTATTTCACAAAATaggttgaagccgcttcttatgccaatgtgacgagaagtgtggtttTTAGATTCattaaaagagaattgatttgtcgatatgacttgccaaataagataatcactgacaacgcgactaatctgaataaaaaaaatgatgaaatagttgtgtgatagtttcaaaattcagtaCCATAATTATTCTCCATATCGTCAAaaaatgaatggggctgtagaagcagcaaataagaatatcaagaagataatacaaaagatggtggagGCATATAAGGAATGGCATGAAATATTTTCCTTTGCATTATATGGCTATAGAACCTTTGTTCAcacctcaacaggggcaactcctttctcattagtatatggaatggaagcggtacttcccattgaagttgaaattccctcgattagagtcttgatggaaacaaaaatagaagaggtagagtgggttcaatcacgatatgaccaattgaatctcatagaataaaaaaaatgatagtttTGTGCCATGACcagctatatcaaaaaagacttaaaaaagcATACGAGAAAAAGTCCATCCTCGAGAGTGTTAAGAAGGAGacttagtgttaaagaaaatatcacccataaaaaataaaaataaaagattctCGTGGAAAATGGACTCCGAATTACGAGGGatcatatgttgtgaaaaaagttttctctaggggagctctaatactcgtaGAAATGGTTAGAGAGGGAtttccacttccagtaaattcTGATGCAGTCAAAAGATATTATGCTtggaaaaaaaatgattgaaaaaagGGCTCAGTAGGTGAAAAACCTAAAAAGGCGGCCTAGgaaaaaattagagcatcccgatggattgaaaacttggAAGACCAGTCCATGCAAAAATTAGGGATGAAAAAAATCACGTGCTTCAAACTGGAGCAATTATTATTCTTGAAAGCTGACTATTAGAAgtcctaaattacaagaatgactaaCGTTTGTTATGCCTCCAATTAAAGCTAAACACACTCGTCCCTACATTATAACCCATGTCTCAATTGATTTGTTTGAAATGTAAcgaatgtacattttccaatattgttATTCAATGTTGGACGTTACACTCTTTATATACCAATCCAGATTCATTATTGATTTCTATTATTTCAAAgttttgttttatgataataaatgttggaatttgaaatatgtgaaaatataaaaatattttaaataaactaattcaGTCTCATTATTGATTGTTCTagtgttttaaaatattgttttaggataataaatgttggaatttgaaatatgtgaaagatggaaataaaaaatgatacaGTTAATTGTAATAAGTAGTCTCATTTTGTTATGCCTCCAATGATACAGTTAAAAACGAATAGGCTAAAACCATGAATGGATCATATGTGTAGAAGAACTCAGCTtatgagcaaagaaattaaGCATCAAATAGGAAACTAATAGAGAAGCACAAGAACAGAGcaagaaaacaactaaacaagtaaaaaaatactataaatacATCATCATTAATTTTCAAATGGGTAGATCTGATACTAACAAAAACACCTAAAAAACAGCAAGAAACAAGCAGAGTAGTAgtaaaaacaaaagaagaaaaggCTAAATCCAGCAGCTATCCAACAGATGAACATAATCAGATAAAAACAAATAGACTAAAACCGTGAATGGATCAGATGTGCAGAAGAACTCAGATtatgagcaaagaaattaaGCATCAAACAGGAAACTAATGGAGAAGCAAAATAGCAGAGCAAAATGACAACTAAACAagtaaaaaactctataaatatatcTTCATTTGTTTTCAAAGGGGTAGATTTGATACTAACAAAAATACCTGAAAATAAACAGCAAGAAACAAGCAGAATAGtagcaaaaacaaacaaacaaacaggAAGAAGAAAAGGTGTTTTTTCCCTTTACATTATAAGCGTTCTATTGTTATATAAATGTAATGTTTTAATATAAGGTGAGTTATGaatgaaaaaagtaaaaaaccTATTGTTATACAAATGAAATGTTCTTATCTATGAGAGTATAAACAAAGATAAGTTATGAAGAAAATAATAGAAAAGATAAAACTAAGAACTCAAACCTTCGATgtcgtcgtcgtcgtcatcGCCAGAATGCCGACCATATTTTTTGGTCCCTCCGTGCTTGGCATCTTGTACTCTCCCCTCCCTCTCGGTTTCCTTTTCCCCtaagtttttttcttctctagTTGTGTTTTTGTGTTTCTTCTCTtgtttcccttttttttttcttctgcattttgttctttctctttttctctcaacgTCGTCGATTTGCTCTTTGGCCTTCACGGATTGGTGAACTAGGTTagttttgtatatatatatatatttatattactaTTCAATATCCTctcatttcttttcttttgttatattttattaaaatatattaaaattagtttttggattttaaactcatttgtttttttatagcTTTATGTCTTtagcatttattatttttttttatttttttaaaacaagtctcattttgttatatattaaatttaattattgtctaacaaatattaaatctttaaaaaaaaatacaaagaagTCTTTTATTAAAGGTTAAATAGGCGTGTCATCTTTCAATCTATTAGTTTGACAAGACATAAGTTGTATAACTTGATagttttaaaactaatttttataaataaattaatttaaaatccttttattttaaatttaattaattagatgtgacatctttttaatttttgagttgttATGACACCAATTGTACCACATGGTGgtttttaaactcaattttaaaaccaaaaaaaaaaaaaattctcaagaggattaaattagatgtgacatcttttttacTCGTTGAATTTTTGAGACATGAGTTATACAACATGATCGTCCTAAAacttacattttaaaataattattcaaatcaaacaatttttttattggtcaaattattttttatcaaccataaaacagattttctttaaaaacaatcaatTCATCTGCATTTTTTATCCAATAACtatgtagctttgatttctctatcgcatcgggagatacgtaggagtaAGATCGGACTCTTGTTAAGCATAATAACAAAAACctttttttatctctatattttaaatgtatttttatcatTAGATTTTTTtcgtaaaaatattatatttcattttaaaaatgagaaataaatttatataagtaacaataattttgcataattaattataggtaataGTATTTTAACGGATATCGTGGGTGCTAATACATTCCATATGCATAATCGACttccgaactcaaaatttgatttcaaatacatttttttttctttaaggaTTTCCCAATGTTTTTCCTATTTCAAAATAAACCTTAGTGGCGATTTCATTGAATTCGAGAAGCACTCAAAATTTTAGACTGCAAGAACTAGCGACTCACATGTTCTCTTACTTGGTCAACAAGGCAATGATTTGATCaaaaaaattctctttactAACCCCAATGTGAGTGAGACAAATGCTTTTGGTTTGAAAGGTTTATCTTTTTTCTCTGTACCATTGGAAGATACCTCTTCTACATTCAACAATGAACAATGGCTTTAGTTCCATTGGGTATGAGGCTGTTAGCACACAGCAAATTTCACTAGGCTATTGACCAAGTGAATGGTGTTCTCAAACTTTGTTATTTACGTATTTCCATTCCACCCACTAGGTGCGAGTTATATAATTGGCTTTGTTCAAGGAATCCTCTTTTCGAATCTCGTTCTAGTTTTCAAAAGTGAAAAATCTGCCTTAGAATCTTCCCCAACTACAAGTCTATGGACTCCTTATTTCTTGTCGCAAAACCAccaataaagataaattagtGGAGAGATGTATCATTGAGTTCATCAACTATTATATAGTTGATGTCATAAGACACCAttgaataatttatattaattgatttCTTGGCTAGGCAGTCTTAAGTTGGAATCTTATATTTTTCAGTGGAAATTTATGAAAATACTCATATTTCAATGAAAGCAACAAGTGACTTGGCATAAAGTAACAGTAGTAAGGTGATGATGTATTTGCCTGGATAAGATTAAAAATTAGGAAAAGCTTTTCCCTTAGAGCTTGACTGTAGTCCAATGAAGATTTATTGGACTTCACAGTAACGCACATTATCAACAAATAGACCCATATAAATTACTTTTCTTACTGTATTACATGTAAACACAGTGACTAGTGACAGCCGAAGCAAAGTCCATCTTAAGCAAGctctaataatattattatttttttagaaaaagatctaatatttttaataataaataaatacaccAACACCGTGTTAATTACCAATGTATATTGGAAGGCAACTTTCACACCTCCAAATCACTTCAAATGTCACATTAGAAATAAACATGTAATTTTTATGCTGTCAAGATGTGTACGTCCGGGAATCATATGTTAGGGGGtccattttctaaaattttgtcaaaaaagtaCCAATTTAAATAATACACCGTCAAACCCACGTCATAACTATGCTGTATCTCtgtccaaaaataaaaaaactatgttGTATAGGAGAATAATGCATGTCAAATTCCCTCAAGCAAAAGAGTGAATATATATCAAACCCTTGCTTAATTCTCCCTTCACATGTATGTTTTACGCAATTTGGCCAAATATAAGCAGAATCCAACTATGATCACATGAAGGGCTAATTACACTAATTGGCATGTAAAATACAGTTAGCTgcatttaaatacaaatttgtaAGGACCGTAGTCTATCCAGCATAATCAATAAAACATTTGATATACAAATGTATGTACACACCATCATTCTAGGTTCTcacaaatatatttagaatgGAACAGGTGGGATTTGATACAGTaaatcacaacaaaatggaacaaataaaatcaacagAAGAACTAAAGGAAATTAGAATAACTTATCATACTGGCTAGTGAGTGAACTTCTCAGATTTGAATAAAGGCCATAGAGTGAATACTGGCGAAGGTTTTTCACTTCATACCAAGAGTTGAGAGCTGAGAGGTGTTTATCTGTGCCAGAGAAAGCCAGTTGTATACCTAAGCTGCAATCTACAGGTCCTCCATGGCTCTTGCAACTGGATGTTTGCAGTGCACAGTCCTGATTGTTAAGACAAACAGCTTTGGTGTTTTTCGGGCATTTAGCACACCCATCTCTTTTCCAATACAAATTTTGTAGCCTGCCCTTCTTAAACTCAAGAACCTGCAAGGGTAAGATTTCAATTGGTTCTCAGTAAGGATTACAACTACGAGAATACACAACAAACTAACAATTATTCAAAAGTTTATTTGAAATAGGAAAAAAAATCCCCTTACAAGAGTAAAACTGGTTACAGTATATGAGCCGTTTGCGACAAAAGCCGGAGGGGACCTTGCTGCATATTTCCGACCAGCAAATGCAACCATATAGCCATACGAGTCCTGGAACAACAACAAACATACAATTAGACACAAAGAAATCAACAGACAGAAAAGCAAAAGTTAACCAAACTGGTGATGAAATTAAGCCACCACAAAGCAAGCATTAAGTATACAAATTTGCACTTGCTTGGTTTAAAAACGAAGGCAATCCCTGTTCTAGCAAGTGGAGAATGGGAATGTGGAAAATAAGGCCCCATTTCctttgtgaaaacattttctatttttcattttttaaaactcaTGTTAAACTTACTTACTAACAATGAGGTAAGAGACTCTCTTGTAGTGAACGATTGATTGTCTACATTTCAAGAAACAgtgaaaaattcaaatttgttttcattatttctgAAAATTCATTTTCATTAACTAGCATTTCATCTTCTCTCCATCATAACAATTCACTACAAGACTCTCTCATCAAGGTAAAATGAGCAcacattttagaaaatgaaaaccaaaatgttttcacaaagtaaacggGGCCTAAGAATAAGATTGAAAATGGAGATAGATAAAGACTATATGGTCTTCACATTTACTTTCATGCCTCTCCAAAACTTGTATTGTAAATGAGTTGTGCTTCACTTCTGACCGTGCCACATTTTGGTGTTGTACAATGCAGAAGTGAACAATGTTCTTGAAAATggtggtttgttcaaattccgctatgTTACAGTGCTAGAACTCATGTTAAACTTACTTACTAACAATGAGGTAAGAGACTCTCTTGTAGTGAACGATTGATTGTCTACATTTCAAGAAACAGTGAAAAAGTCAaatttgttttcattatttctgAAAATTCATTTTCATTAACTAGCATTTCATCTTCTCTCCATCATAACAGTTCACTACAAGACTCTCTCATCAAGGTAAAATGAGCAcacattttagaaaatgaaaaccaaaatgttttcaaaaagtaaacGGGGCCTAAGAATAAGATTGAAAATGGAGATAGATAAAGACTATATGGTCTTCACATTTACTTTCATGCCTCTCCAAAACTTGTATTGTAAATGAGTTGTGCTTCACTTCTGACCGTGCCATATTTTGGTGTTGTACAATGCAGAAGTGAACAATGTTCTTGAAAATGgtagtttgttcaaattccgctatgTTACAGTGCTAGAGTACCACTATTGAcaacattttgtactaaatcaCATAACAATAACATAATGTTCAAATTCCACTACACTATAGTgccactatttgacaacaccaGAAGAAACGTAATTTCACCTCCAAATGCTTCAACTCCCATTGTCTACTTAACTACTTAAACAGTCATCGCGAAAATTGAAAGCTTAAAGTATAacaaacattttcaccaaaaCAAAGAGACTTTGATTAATATATCCCAAAGTCTTAATCATTATACTCCAAACTATAGTAACATTACGGTTCAGGGGATATTTTACAGTTAATTAACATTACACGACACCGATCACACTTCACTGCTAGATTATCCAAAGTACagtaaaattagggtttggggaatattttctaattaattaGCATTTGGCAACAGCACAAAGAAAGccataagaaaacaaattaattaaaatctgAATAGTAAAAACACCTAAACGCTTTGCCCTAATTGAATTCGGTTATTTCgataaacaacaacaaaaaccagCAACtctaaaaaatcaaacaagcaACCACGACTGNNNNNNNNNNGGAAAGAGAGCGAACCGCAACGAAGGAGGAGGAATTAACGGTGAGGAGTGAGATCTCGTCGACCTTAGGTCTGAACAAAGAGATCTGAGAGTTGGAATTGGAGAGAGAAAGTCTAGTATCACATGGAGACAACTGAAcgctgttgttgttgttgtagaaGAACTTGTCCTTCGGTGCGAACGCGATTCCAAACGTGAATCCGTCGGATCTCTGAACGCGTGTGTCCGTGCATGGAGAGAACACGTTGTTCGTGTCTCCGGCGTTTGCCGACAATGTCGCAGCCAGAAACACCACCGCGATTGCCGCCGTTAGTGCGCTGATAACCGCCATGGAAGAAGATTCTGAAAGTTTTTCGCAGTTGCTTGTTACAGTG
The genomic region above belongs to Cicer arietinum cultivar CDC Frontier isolate Library 1 chromosome 4, Cicar.CDCFrontier_v2.0, whole genome shotgun sequence and contains:
- the LOC101499989 gene encoding uncharacterized protein, producing the protein MAVISALTAAIAVVFLAATLSANAGDTNNVFSPCTDTRVQRSDGFTFGIAFAPKDKFFYNNNNSVQLSPCDTRLSLSNSNSQISLFRPKVDEISLLTVNSSSFVADSYGYMVAFAGRKYAARSPPAFVANGSYTVTSFTLVLEFKKGRLQNLYWKRDGCAKCPKNTKAVCLNNQDCALQTSSCKSHGGPVDCSLGIQLAFSGTDKHLSALNSWYEVKNLRQYSLYGLYSNLRSSLTSQYDKLF